TACGGCAACGTCGCTCATGCCAGCGACTATATCCAAGACCTCTTGGAATTGGTGAGCCTCTATCAAAAGTATTATCCCAAGCCAGCAGCAGAAATTCACGCTGCCGCTGAGACAATGGATTTAGAATTTGTCAAGAATGACCTGCCCAAATTGCTAGCTTCAATGCAGGTGGGGACAGAAAGGATTCGGCAAATTGTCCTGTCGCTGCGAAATTTCTCCCGCCTCGACGAAGCAGAAAAGAAACCGGTCAATATCCACGAAGGTATCGATAGCACCTTGTTGATTTTGCAAAATCGCTTAAAAAGTACTTCTAGTAGGCCCGATATTAAAGTAATTAAAAATTACGGCAACTTGCCGAGGGTTGAGTGCTACGCCGGACAGCTCAACCAGGTGTTTATGAACGTTCTCAGCAATGCGATCGACGCTTTGGAAAACCAACCCCCACCCAGAACGATCTCGATCGGCACCGAAATAACGAAAGTCCCATTGGGTATGGCAGAGCCGGAGAGCGCGACAGTGACAGAAAATCTACATAATGCTTCCCCCATTACCCCAATCCCCAATGGCCAATGCCCAATGCTCTATACTCAATTTGTTACCGTCAGAATTCGCGATAATGGGCCTGGGATGACGGAAGAGGTCAGAAAACGCCTTTTTGACCCATTCTTTACCACAAAGCCGGTCGGCAAAGGAACTGGTTTAGGGCTATCGATTAGCTACCAGATTGTCGCAGAAAAGCATGGCGGTCAGTTGAAGTGTATTTCTGCCCCAGGACAAGGGGCCGAGTTTATCATTGAGATTCCGATCGATCGCCGCTAATCATACCGTTTTACCGAGCGCACGGTATTATTAGTTTTGCTTATAGTATACTCTGGGGAGATCTGATAAAATTTTTTCTATACACCCTTTCTATCTTTAATTACAGAGCCGCGCAGTCATAGATAACACTCTATAGCTACTATCTTTAAGTTTGATGGTTGCAGTGCTTCCTTTTATATTCTCTAAAGACTATACTCTTGTAACAAAGATTAAAACAAAATTAATCTCATGAACTGAATAGCTTTGTGCAATGGCGATAAGCTCAGCCCACACCAGATGGGCCTGAGTTTTAGGTGTAATTTTCGAGGTTACCTAGATGTCTGAGCTCTTGCTTCACAGTGTTTGGTTGATACCTTGCTACGCCCTCATAGGCGTGCTTTTGACAATACCTTGGTCGCCGGCAATTATTCGTCGTACTGGCCCCAGGCCGGCTGGTTACGTAAACTTGTTGATGACATTAACGGCTTTTATACACGGTTTATTTGCGTTGTCAGCTTGTTGGGGAAAGCCAGCAGAAGAGTTAGTAATTCCCTGGTTAAAAGTCGCCGGATTGGAATTCTCTATACCTTTAGAAATATCTGCAATTACTGTCGGCGCGACAGTGTTAGTAACGGGTTTGAACCTGTTAGGGCAAACTTTCGCGATCGGCTATATGGAGATGGACTGGGGCTGGGCGAGATTCTATTCGTTACTGGCACTTTTTGAAGCCGGAATGTGCAGTTTGGCCCTGTGCAACTCCTTGTTTTTCAGTTACATGATTCTAGAAATCCTCACCTTGGGAACGTACCTGCTGGTAGGGTTATGGTTCAGTCAACCTTTGGTGGTCACGGGTGCCAGAGACGCTTTCTTAACCAAGCGTGTGGGAGATTTACTGTTACTGATGGGAGTGCTGGCGCTGTTACCCATTGCCGGAACTTGGAACTTTTCCGAATTAGCTGAATGGGCAAAAACCGCTCAAATTTCACCAACAACAGCCGCTTTATTGGGTTTGGCTTTAATCGCAGGCCCAATGGGTAAATGCGCTCAATTCCCCTTGCATTTGTGGTTGGATGAAGCAATGGAAGGGCCGGTTCCCTCGACTATTTTGCGGAACTCGGTTGTGGTAGCAACTGGTGCTTGGGTATTGGTAAAATTGCAACCAGTTTTGGCACTTTCGCCTTTGGTGACAACGGCGATGGTGTTTATCGGTGCGGTGACGGCAATTGGTGCTAGTTTAATTGCGATCGCCCAAATTGATATCAAACGATCCATCTCTTACTCCGTCAGCACCTACATGGGCTTAATCTTCATCGCTGTAGGAACGCAGCAAGCTCAAACAGCGCTAATGTTAATGTTGACCTACGCCTTGGCAATGGCGCTGTTGGTCATGAGTACGGGTGGGATAGTTTGGAATAACATCACGCAGGATCTCACCCAATACGGGGGTTTGTGGTCGCGCCGACCGATATCCGCTCTATCCTATATTGTCGGTGCTTTCGGTTTGTTAGCAGTACCGCCCTTGGGAAGTTTCTGGGCTTTGCTGCAATTGGCAGACCATCTTTTCACAAATGAACCTTGGTTATTTGGCGTTTTGCTCACAGTTAACGGTTTGACTGCCTTTAGCTTAACTCGCGAGTTTGGCTTGATTTTTAGTGGCAAGCCCAAACAAATGACAGAGCGATCGCCAGAAGCATTTTGGCCGCTGACATTGCCAACTGTAATTTTAATGGGCTTCACCCTACACCTGCCATTACTGTTGTTGCAATGGCAATTGTTGCCAAACTGGTCTTCTTTAAATATAGCCACTGCATTTTTGCTAATTTTGTCCAGTGCGATCGGTTGTGGCGTCGGTAGTATAATTTATCTGAATAACAATTGGCCCAAACCCGTAGAGTTAGCTTGGAAACCGCTGCAAGATTTATTAGCATACGACTTCTACACCCCCAAACTTTATCGAATCAGTATCGTGTTTGTCGTTGGCTTAGTATCTGCGATCGTTAGTGCGATCGACCGTTACTTGGTGGATGGATTGGTTAACTTAGTTGGTTTAGCCACAGTCTTTAGCGGCCAAAGCTTAAAGTACAATGTTTCCGGACAAGGGCAGTTTTACGCCCTGACAATCTTGTTTGGACTAATTTTGTTAGGCATCTTAGTAAGTTGGCCTTTCCTGTCTCATCTTTCCCTGATTGTTACTGGTTGATAAAAAGATGTCGATAGCCACTGAAAATCGGCTAAATTTATCAACACCATCTCAAGATTTAGGCAAAATAAAGTTTTTCAAGGTGTGAGGAACGTAATGAACAAAACAAGCCAGCAGCTTGGTGTTTCTAGGAGAAATTTACTTAAATTTGGCGCAGTTGCTTTAGGTACAAGCGTAGTAGCATCTCAAGTCGGTTCGCAATTAATTGCCCCAGAACCAGCAGTTGCCCAGAATGACATGAGCCCTGACGAAGCTCTGCAAAGATTAATGGATGGGAACCAACGCTTTATCGGCGGAAAACCTATAAACCCCAACCGAAGCTTAGCTCGCCTGAGACAAGTTGCCCAAACTCAAAAGCCGTTTGCTGCTCTTCTAACCTGTGCAGATTCCCGAATCCCAGCTGAGATTCTATTTGACCAAGGGTTTGGAGATTTATTTATGTGCCGTGTGGCTGGTAATGTAGTGACTCCAGAAGAAATGGGCAGCCTTGAGTTTGGCACATTAGTATTAGGAGCCAAGCTGCTCATGGTAATGGGACATAAAAAATGCGGTGCTGTAGATGCCACAATAAAAGGCGCACAAGTTCCCGGTCAAATAGGCAGTTTGCTAGATGCAATTAAACCGGCTTTACAAATTTCAAGAAGTCTAGATAAAGATCGCCTAGAAAGCACAACTAAAGCTAATGTTTTGGTTCAAGTTGAAAATTTGAAAAAATCGTCAGTCATATCCCAGTTAATTAAGGAAAATAAACTGAAAGTTGTCGGCGGTTATTTCGATTTCGATACTGGTGTTGTCAGTATGGTTAGTTAAACGCGATCGCACGTGTCGGAGTTCATTATTCTGCTTAAGTTTAATGGACTCCGCCCAAACAAAAAATAAACGATTTGGTAGACTATAATATGCTCAGTGCATTAATTTGGATACCTGTTTTTGGAGCAGCTTTAGTAGGATTTTGGCCGGGAACAAAAACGCCATCGCAATTGCGATCGATCGCTTTAACGATTGCCAGCGTTACACTTTTGTGGACATTTTGGCTGCTTACCCAATTCAATATCGCCAATCCAGGAATGCAGTTTATTGAATTCCTTCCCTGGATTGAACCTCTGAAATTGAATTACAAACTCGGTGTAGATGGTTTATCTTTGCCGCTGTTATTTATCAACAGCTTGCTAACTTGGTTGGTGATTTATAGTGGCACTCAACAGCAAGCGCGACCCCAGCTTTATTACGCCTTGATTTTGCTAGTTAATGCTGGTGTAGCTGGCGGTTTCCTCGCGCAAAACTTGCTGCTGTTCTTCCTATTTTACGAGTTGGAACTGATTCCTTTTTATCTATTAATTGCCGTTTGGGGAGGACAAAAGCGGGAATACGCAGCCATGAAGTTCCTGCTTTACACGGCAATTTCCGGATTTTTGATTTTAGGTGCTTTCTTAGGGATGGCGTGGTTGAGCGAAACAACCACTTTCGCCTACGAATCGCTGACAACCCAAAATTTACCCTTGAATGCACAGCTAATATTGCTGACAGCAATATTGGTGGGATTCGGCATCAAAATTCCTCTCGTACCTTTGCATACTTGGTTGCCAGATGCTTACACAGAAGCTTCTCCAGCTGTAGCGATTCTTCTCGGCGGCGTACTTGCCAAATTGGGAACTTATGGTTTAGTGCGTTTCGGTTTAGAACTATTTCCACAAGCTTGGGCAACTGCGTCACCTGGAATAGCGATTATAGGCGCAATTAGTGCAGTTTATGGGGCATTGAGCGCCATCGCCCAAAAAGATATCAAACGCATGGTAGCTTATAGTTCGATCGGTCACATGGGCTATATACTTTTAGCCTGCGCCGCCGCCACACCTCTAAGCTTAGTTGGTGCAGTCAGCCAAATGGTTGCCCACAGTTTAATCCTGGCAATTCTCTTCCATTTAGTCGGAGTAATCGAAACAAAAGTCGGCACTCGCGATTTGGATCTTCTCAACGGTTTAATGAGTCCGATTCGCGGTTTACCCCTCACCAGCGCCCTATTAGTTTTGGGAGGAATGGCAAGTGCGGGTATCCCTGGCTTAGTGGGATTTGTCGCTGAGTATTTAGTCCTGCAAGGCAGTTTTTCAAGCTTTCCAGTCGCAACGCTTATTTGTGTAGTTTGTAGCGGTTTAACAGCAGTTTATTTCGTCATTCTGCTCAATCGCACCTGTTTCGGCAAATTAGATAACAAAATCGGCTACTATCCCAAAGTAAATTGGCAAGAGCGCACGCCTGCTTTCATTTTAGCCGCTCTCATTTTATTATTAGGGATACAACCGACTTGGTTAGTGCGTTGGAGCGAACCGACAACAGCGGCAATTGCCGCATCTTTTCCCGCTAATACCTATCAAATTGCTTCCGTTTCTCAGGATTCAGAAGTTAAGTAAAACGTAGGGTGGGCATTACCCACCCGAAAACCTCAGCACTCAGCACTTCCTATGACTCCTTCACCCCAACTAGAGCAAAAACAGCAAAGTCATAGCTGGATGAAATATATTCCATCCGCGCTTGTACTGAGTCGCTTTCTCATTTCTCCTTTCCTGTTATGGGATGCGTTTGATGGTAAAACAACAGTTTGGTTTATTATCGGTTATATTGCCGCATTTCTCTCCGATATCTTTGATGGAGTAATTGCACGACGCCTGGGTGTCAGCAATGCCAAACTCCGTCAAGCAGATAGTTGGGCTGATGTTTCTCTTTATATCTGCATAGCTGCTAGTGC
This sequence is a window from Aerosakkonema funiforme FACHB-1375. Protein-coding genes within it:
- a CDS encoding NAD(P)H-quinone oxidoreductase subunit F, with translation MSELLLHSVWLIPCYALIGVLLTIPWSPAIIRRTGPRPAGYVNLLMTLTAFIHGLFALSACWGKPAEELVIPWLKVAGLEFSIPLEISAITVGATVLVTGLNLLGQTFAIGYMEMDWGWARFYSLLALFEAGMCSLALCNSLFFSYMILEILTLGTYLLVGLWFSQPLVVTGARDAFLTKRVGDLLLLMGVLALLPIAGTWNFSELAEWAKTAQISPTTAALLGLALIAGPMGKCAQFPLHLWLDEAMEGPVPSTILRNSVVVATGAWVLVKLQPVLALSPLVTTAMVFIGAVTAIGASLIAIAQIDIKRSISYSVSTYMGLIFIAVGTQQAQTALMLMLTYALAMALLVMSTGGIVWNNITQDLTQYGGLWSRRPISALSYIVGAFGLLAVPPLGSFWALLQLADHLFTNEPWLFGVLLTVNGLTAFSLTREFGLIFSGKPKQMTERSPEAFWPLTLPTVILMGFTLHLPLLLLQWQLLPNWSSLNIATAFLLILSSAIGCGVGSIIYLNNNWPKPVELAWKPLQDLLAYDFYTPKLYRISIVFVVGLVSAIVSAIDRYLVDGLVNLVGLATVFSGQSLKYNVSGQGQFYALTILFGLILLGILVSWPFLSHLSLIVTG
- a CDS encoding carbonic anhydrase; this translates as MNKTSQQLGVSRRNLLKFGAVALGTSVVASQVGSQLIAPEPAVAQNDMSPDEALQRLMDGNQRFIGGKPINPNRSLARLRQVAQTQKPFAALLTCADSRIPAEILFDQGFGDLFMCRVAGNVVTPEEMGSLEFGTLVLGAKLLMVMGHKKCGAVDATIKGAQVPGQIGSLLDAIKPALQISRSLDKDRLESTTKANVLVQVENLKKSSVISQLIKENKLKVVGGYFDFDTGVVSMVS
- a CDS encoding NADH-quinone oxidoreductase subunit M, encoding MLSALIWIPVFGAALVGFWPGTKTPSQLRSIALTIASVTLLWTFWLLTQFNIANPGMQFIEFLPWIEPLKLNYKLGVDGLSLPLLFINSLLTWLVIYSGTQQQARPQLYYALILLVNAGVAGGFLAQNLLLFFLFYELELIPFYLLIAVWGGQKREYAAMKFLLYTAISGFLILGAFLGMAWLSETTTFAYESLTTQNLPLNAQLILLTAILVGFGIKIPLVPLHTWLPDAYTEASPAVAILLGGVLAKLGTYGLVRFGLELFPQAWATASPGIAIIGAISAVYGALSAIAQKDIKRMVAYSSIGHMGYILLACAAATPLSLVGAVSQMVAHSLILAILFHLVGVIETKVGTRDLDLLNGLMSPIRGLPLTSALLVLGGMASAGIPGLVGFVAEYLVLQGSFSSFPVATLICVVCSGLTAVYFVILLNRTCFGKLDNKIGYYPKVNWQERTPAFILAALILLLGIQPTWLVRWSEPTTAAIAASFPANTYQIASVSQDSEVK